The window TCCTTTCGTTTTTTCGATTATTACTAATCAAGGGAACACCCAGCGGATAAAGACGGGAGTTATTCTCCAACAGCGTCTGCGTGATGTCGGTATTGTTGTTGATCTCCGCACGGTTGAATGGGCTGCTTTTATCAAGGAATTTGTTGATAAAGGCAGATTTGATGCCATTATTCTTGGCTGGAATATACTACAAGATCCAGATATTTATAGTGTTTGGCATTCTTCTATGGCCGTGGACGGTGGATTAAATTTTACTCGTTATACAAATGAAGAGTTAGATGATTTGCTTGAACGTGGCCGTAAGCTTGTTGAGCAGAATAAGCGCAAGCCAATTTATGATCGTATTCAAGAAATACTGCATGACGAAGTGCCGTATTGCTTTCTATATGTGCCGAAATCCTTGCCAATTGTACAAGCTAGAGTGCAGAATATAAATGCGGCCCCGGCCGGAATTGCATACAATTTCACCAAATGGTGGATCCCCACTTCCCTTCAGCGACAACCTTAACACTAAGCTGAGTTTCATGATTCGCATTAACGAGATCACCGATAAGGTGGCATCATATATTGATAATCCAGATTTGGACCTTATTCAGCGGGCATATATTTATTCAGCCCAGGCTCACGATGGCGTGGTGCGTCGTTCTGGCGAGCCATACATTTCGCATCCAATTAATGTCGCATATGTTTTGGCCGAGATGCAGCTTGATGAAGCAACAGTAGCTGCCGGTCTTCTTCATGATACAGTAGAAGATACTGATACCACAGTTGATGATATCGAAGATCTTTTTGGTTCAGATGTGGCTGACATTGTTGATGGTGTTACCAAGATTTCTCAGATGGATTTCGAGTCAAAGGCTGTGCAGCAGGCTGAGAATATCCGAAAATTAATTTTGGCGATGGCTGAGGATATTCGTGTGCTGATGGTCAAGTTGGCTGACCGATTGCACAATATGCGTACCTTAGAGTTCATGAAGCCGGTGAAGCAACGTCTCATCGCTCAAGAAACCATGGATATCTACGCTCCTCTTGCTAACCGGCTTGGCTTGCATCGAATTAAAACTGAGCTTGAAGACTTGTGCCTGCGGTATCTGAAGCCGGATGTATTCGTGCAACTACGAGATGCTGTTGCAGAGCATCGTGCGGCTGGTGAACCTTATATTGATAAGGTTGTTGATATCATTAACGATATGCTCAAGAAGAATAGAATGAAGGGGCTTGTTTATGGACGCACCAAGCATCTTCAGTCCATTCATGTTAAAATGGAGCAACAGGGACTGACGTTTGATGAAATATACGATCTTATAGCATTCCGTATTATCCTCAAGACTCTCAAAGATTGCTATGCTGTGCTGGGGCTTATCCACGCTGCTTGGCGACCTGTTCCGGGGCGTTTTAAAGATTATATCTCCATTCCAAAAGCGAATATGTATCAGTCTCTTCACACCACGGTCATTGGGCCCGATGGTGAGCGGATCGAATTTCAGATCCGTACGGACGAGATGAATCAAATAGCGGAATATGGTGTTGCCGCCCACTGGCAATATAAAGAAGTGGGCAAAGGTTCTAAGCGGGGTAAGCAGACGGGCACACGTGATGCTGAGCGGTATACATGGCTCAAGCAGATTATGGATTGGCAGCGCGAGCTTTCTGATCCGCGAGAGTTTATGTCTTCTCTTCGATTGGAAATGTTCCAAGAGGAAGTCTATGTCTTCACCCCTAATGGTGACATCAAGGAACTCCCTGAAGGGGCTACGCCAGTAGATTTTGCTTATGCGATCCATTCTGAGGTGGGGGACATTTGTGCTGGGGCCAAAGTTAATGGTCGCATCGTGCCTCTTCACTCCACTCTTAAAAACGGTGATTCTGTTGAAATCATTACGGATAAGAATCGTGTACCTAGTCGAGATTGGCTTAAATTTGTCAAGACGGCCAAGGCTCGGACTCGTATTAAGCAATATGTGCGCACAGTCGAACGCGAGCGGGCAATTTCTTTAGCCAAGGAGCTTCTTGAAAAGGAAGGGCGTCGTGTTGGCCTGAATATTAACAAAATTATGAAGGAGCCAGAATTTCTCAAGCTTGCAGAGGAATTCAACTGTGGTAGCGTTGATGACTTGTTGACTCAGGTTGGGTTTTCCCGCTTTACGCCGCGTAAAGTCCTTAAGCGCCTATATGCACTCAAACACGGTGAAACCTTGGATATGCGCAAGCACAAGGCAAAACCCACAGAGCCGGAAACTGCTAAAAAGCCAAAGAAAGATGGGCTTACTATATCTGGTGTGGATAATGTGCTTGTGCGTTTTGCTAGCTGTTGCAACCCGTTACCAGGTGAACCCATTGTTGGTTACATAACTCGTGGGCGTGGCGTAACGGTGCATCGTAAAGATTGCCACAATGTCAAGAATTTCGAGGATGAGCGTTTACTCCAGGTCTCCTGGGAAGGAGCCGAGGAAAAACCATATCCTGCAAAGATTAAGATTAAGTGTCTCAACAAGCCTGGTATGCTTGCCCGCATATGCAACATGCTTACTGAGGCAGATGTCAACATTGATTCTGGAAAGTTTGAGTCTATGGTTGACGGAACATCTGAATTGGAATTTACAGTTGAGGTCCGAGACCTCAATCAACTGTATGGAGCTCTTGCCAAGGTTAAGGGGCTTAAAGCTGTTAAGGAAGCCCTACGAGTCTCTTAATATGTCACGAAGAATTTAAAGAGAGTATAATCAAAGAGGCCCGCTAAATGCGGGCCTCTTTGATTATTATTGTTTGCAAATTTCTACTTCTTTGGATGACATTGCTTGCAAGCAACTGGTACGTTTTTGCCTTGCTTCTTCATAGCCTTGTGGCATCCAAGACAAGAACCATCAGACTTCTTGAAGTGGAATGCGGTGTAATAGGCATTTTCTCCCTTCTTTCCAGGCTGATCGTGACAGCCAGATGAGGAACACTTCATGATATCAGCCTTGCTATCCCATGTGTGGTGGCAGGTTTTACAATCCAACTTAGCCGCTTCATGCTTTGCATGAGGAAAGGCCACGAATGTCTTTGTTGCCTTGATGCTTGCAGGTGGTTGAAGTGTGAGTTCTTTGGGAGCTTCTACGGTTGCCCAGGCCAGTGCGGCTGATAATATCAGTACACTGATTGCCATTGTGCTGATCAAAAAACGATGCATGAGTATCCTCCAAAGGTTGAGAAATGATTACGCTCAAACTACGGCAAGTTGCGTACCATGTCCACTTCC of the Pseudodesulfovibrio sp. zrk46 genome contains:
- a CDS encoding bifunctional (p)ppGpp synthetase/guanosine-3',5'-bis(diphosphate) 3'-pyrophosphohydrolase: MIRINEITDKVASYIDNPDLDLIQRAYIYSAQAHDGVVRRSGEPYISHPINVAYVLAEMQLDEATVAAGLLHDTVEDTDTTVDDIEDLFGSDVADIVDGVTKISQMDFESKAVQQAENIRKLILAMAEDIRVLMVKLADRLHNMRTLEFMKPVKQRLIAQETMDIYAPLANRLGLHRIKTELEDLCLRYLKPDVFVQLRDAVAEHRAAGEPYIDKVVDIINDMLKKNRMKGLVYGRTKHLQSIHVKMEQQGLTFDEIYDLIAFRIILKTLKDCYAVLGLIHAAWRPVPGRFKDYISIPKANMYQSLHTTVIGPDGERIEFQIRTDEMNQIAEYGVAAHWQYKEVGKGSKRGKQTGTRDAERYTWLKQIMDWQRELSDPREFMSSLRLEMFQEEVYVFTPNGDIKELPEGATPVDFAYAIHSEVGDICAGAKVNGRIVPLHSTLKNGDSVEIITDKNRVPSRDWLKFVKTAKARTRIKQYVRTVERERAISLAKELLEKEGRRVGLNINKIMKEPEFLKLAEEFNCGSVDDLLTQVGFSRFTPRKVLKRLYALKHGETLDMRKHKAKPTEPETAKKPKKDGLTISGVDNVLVRFASCCNPLPGEPIVGYITRGRGVTVHRKDCHNVKNFEDERLLQVSWEGAEEKPYPAKIKIKCLNKPGMLARICNMLTEADVNIDSGKFESMVDGTSELEFTVEVRDLNQLYGALAKVKGLKAVKEALRVS
- a CDS encoding cytochrome c3 family protein; translation: MHRFLISTMAISVLILSAALAWATVEAPKELTLQPPASIKATKTFVAFPHAKHEAAKLDCKTCHHTWDSKADIMKCSSSGCHDQPGKKGENAYYTAFHFKKSDGSCLGCHKAMKKQGKNVPVACKQCHPKK